A segment of the Candidatus Methylacidiphilales bacterium genome:
CGCTGCTACCCACTTAAAACTTAATACCTAAAACTAAAAACTTTAATGCCCCTTGCCGTGCTCTTTTTCGAAGTAGGGCAGGAAGCGGTTTTTATCGATGCCCTTCATGTAGGCTTCCTGGCCGGTGATCAGTCCCTGGTCGTAGTAATACTGCACCGCATCGTCCATCAACTGCATGCCATCGGCACGGCCGGACTTGATGACGTCCTTCAGTTTAAACGTGTTGCCCTCGCGCACGATGGCCGCCACGGCGGAGTTGGCCACCAGGATCTCGTTGATGGCGATACGGCCGGCCCCGTCCTTGCGCTTGAGCAGCAACTGGGCCACCACCCCCCGCAAGGAGGTGGAGAGCATGGTGCGGATCAGTTCCTGCTGGTCGGCGGGGAAGGCGTCGATGACGCGGTCGATGGTTTTCTGCGCGTTGTTGGTGTGGAGGGTGCCGAATACCAGCAGACCGGTTTCGGCCGCGGTCAGGGCCAGCGAAATCGTTTCCAGGTCGCGCATTTCCCCGACGAGGACGACGTCCGAGTCTTCGCGCAGGGCGTTCTTGAGACCGTGGGCGAAGGAGGGGGTCTCATTCGGCACCTCGCGCTGGGTGATGACGCTCTGTTTATTCGGGTGCACGAACTCGATCGGCTCTTCGATGGTGATGATGTGCCGTGAATACTTCGTATTCATGTAATCGATGATCGCGGCCAGGGTGGTTGATTTCCCGGAGCCGGTCGGGCCGGTGACCAGCACCAATCCCGAGCGGAGATCCCCGAATTTTTCCAAAACCTTGGGCAGGGCCAGTTCGTCGATGGTTTTGATGCGGTTGGGGATGAGCCGGAAGATCGCCCCCATGCCGTTGAGGTGTTTGTGGTAGTTGCAGCGGAAACGGGATTCCGCGTCCATTTCGTAGGCGAAATCGAGGTCGCCGGTCTTGAGGAATTTTTCCCAGGCTTTCGGGCGGCAGATCTCGGAAAGGAGTTCCTCCATCTCGGCCCGCGTAAGGGCGCCTTCGCGGATGGGTTGGATCTCCCCATGGCGGCGGAACTTGGGTGGCTGGCCTTCGGAAAGGTGGAGGTCGGACCCCCCTTGTTCGACCAGGACCTGGAACAACGGATCGATTTTGTGCGCCATAACAAATTTCTAGAGCTTGCTCAGACCCCGGCCAGCGAGGCCGCCATGGTTTTCTGGTTGGAGGAGCGCTGGTAGGCCTCTTCCTTGGTGATGAGCTTTTTCTGCACCAGATCCAGCAGGGAATCGTCCATGAGGGACATGCCCTGCTTCTTGCCGATCTGGATCTGGCCGGGGAGGAGGTGGTTGTTGCCCTCGCGGATGAGGTTGGCCACGGCCGGGTTGTTGACCATGATTTCCATGGCCATGACCCGTCCCTTGCCATCGGCCCGCGGCACGAGCTGCTGGCAGACCACTCCGCGGATGGATTCGCTCACCATGGTCCGGATCTGGGCCTGTTGCTCGACCGGGAAGACATCGAGCAGGCGTTGCATGGTCCGCGCCGCGCTGCTGGTGTGCAGGGTGGCCAGGACCAAGTGACCGGTTTCCGACGCGGTGATGGCGAGGGAGATGGTTTCCAGATCGCGCATTTCCCCGACCATGATGACGTCCGGGTCTTCGCGCAAAGAGGCGCGCAGGGCGGTGGCGAAGGACTCGGTGTGGGTGTGCACTTCGCGCTGGGTGATCTGGCAACCCTGGGAGGAGAAGACGTATTCGATCGGGTCTTCCAGGGTGATGATGTGATCGCGGCGCTCACCGTTGATCTGGTTGATCATGGCCGCCATCGTGGTCGTCTTCCCGCTGCCGACCGAACCGGTGACGAGGATGAGCCCGTTGTGGTATTTGATGAGTTCGTAGAGCACCGGGGGCAGGCCGAGTTCGGCCATGGTGCGGACACGGCTGTTGATGACACGGAAGACAGACTCCCAGCCGCGGCGCTGGCGGACGACACTGGTGCGGAAGCGGGCCAGTCCGGGGGCTTCATAACAGAAGTCGACCGCCCCCCCCTCTTCAACCTGGTGCTGTTGTTCCGCCGTGAGAAATTGCCGGGCCAGGCGCTCGGTTAGCGCCGGGCTCAGGGGCTCGGCATCGGGGGCGATGGGAACCAGTTGCCCGTTGTAGCGCAAGAGCGGAGGAAAGTCGGGTCCGAGGTGGAGGTCGGAGGCCTCCACTTCGACGGCGTGGCGGAGGAAGGATTGGATGTCGGCCCCGCCGTGGTCGAGGCCCGGATCATGGGGTTCGTGGAAGCCATGTGTCTGGACCGCGACCTTGGTTCCGGCAGGAACAGGGGTCGACTCAGGAGCCGGGGCGGTGCCGTGGGTGCCGGTGGCATCGGCGATGAGTTTGAGGAACGTGGCCGTCCGTTCTGCGGGGAGAATTCCCTGTTCACTCATCAAATCGAGGGCGGAAAGGTGGGGCATCTGTCCCAGGGCTTGGCGCACCAACTGGGCCTGCTCGTCGCTGATCCATCCGGCCTTGACTGATTCATCCAGCACGTAGTCGTTGTAGGGTCGGGTATCCATGAAAATCAGTCGGCTTTGAGGGCTTGCACGGGCTGGAGGCGGGCGGCTTTGAACGAAGGGTAAAGTCCGGCGATGATACCGGTGGCGAGGGCGAATGCAAAACTTAATCCCACTCCGGCCCCTTCCACAATCGGCTCGTTCGGGATGCGCAGGACATCGTCCAGAAGGTAGACCATTCCATAACCGCAGGCCACGCCCAGCACCCCCCCGACCAGAGCAAGGAGGAAGGCCTCCATCAGGACTTGGACAAACACATCCACGGGCGTGGCTCCCAGGGCCAGGCGCACCCCGATCTCCCGGATGCGCTCGACGATCCCGGCCAGCATGATGTTGCAGATGCCAAGGCCGCCCACTACCAGGCCGATCCCCGCGATGATTCCCCCGCTCAACCGGGCGGCCCGCACGGATTTTTCCACATCGCCCACGGTTTCTTCATAAGTCTCGATCTCCACATCGTCAATGCCCCGGTGGGTGACCCGCAGGACATTGCGCAATTGCTCGGCCACCACGGGCTTGTGAACCGGGTCGCTCAGGCCGACCTGGAAGTAATCGAGCTTCAGGTCCGGCCCGACCTCGTTTTGCACCGCGACCGCCGATTTGAAAATCCCCTGCATGGTGGTGATGGGGATGATCACCACTTGGTTTTTCCAAGGATAGGGGTCGTAACCCCGGCTGCCGCCCCGCCCCCCCGCGCGGCTCTTGCGCCGGGCCTCCTGCACACTCATTTTGCCCTGGGCCCGGGCCCGTTCCATCTCGCGGTTGAGGTATTCCGGAAACGTCCCCACAACCTCGAAGGATACGCCCTGGATTTTGATGGTTTGCCCGACGGCAGTGGCCGGTCCACCGGGGAAAAGTTCGGACCAGAACCGGCTTCCCAGAACGGCCACCCGCGCGCGGTTGGCCTGGTCGAGTTCGCTCAGGAACCGTCCATGCTGGACCGACATTTTTTCCATTTCCAGGTAGCCCTCCTCGGTGCCGATGATGTTCCCGTTCAGCCCCTTGTTGCCAAAGGACACCCAGGTGTTGTGGCTGGCCACCGGACAGATCCAGGTGATCCAGGGTGACACGCCTCGCAGGGCCCTCACATCCCGGTATGTGATACCCGGGCTGCGTTGCGCGATGTCGCGCTGGCGGGCCGGTGGGGCCGAGGGGTTCACTTTCAGCTTTTGCGCCTCGCCCGAACTCAGGCTGTTGGTCCTCATGCTGGCGGCCATGCCCGCGGTGATGGCAAACATGGTCATGAGCGAAGACACCCCGAAAACCACCCCGAGGATGGTCAGGAAAGAACGGAACTTGTGCGCGGCGATGTCGCGCACGCCTTCGTTCATGGCCCAGAACACATTCATTCGTAGCGCAGGGCCTCGATGGGATTCATGCGCGCCGCCCGCACCGCTGGAATGAAGCCCCCGAGCAGGCCCACGGCCACTCCGGCCAGGAGGCTGGCCCAGACATGGCCCGCCCGCAACAGCGGGGCGTTTTCCGTGGTGGCGATCTCCTTGATCACATGCACCAGGATCCAGCCCGCCACCACCCCGAGCACCCCGCCCAACAACGCGAGGAGGAAAACCTCGATGGTGATCTGGACAAAAATGTCGGCCGGCCGGGCCCCGATGGCCCGCCGCACCCCGATTTCCCGGGTCCGCTCGCGGATGCTCGCCAGCATGATGTTGGTGATCCCGACCGCCCCGGCCATCAGGCAGACACCGGCCACCATCCCCCCGCTCAAGCGGGCCCCCAGGACCTGCGACTCGATGGCATCGAACCAATCTTCCCGGGTCTGGAAACCGAAATCCTGCACACCACGGTGGGTGGCCTCCAGCACCGTCCGCATCTGCTCGAGGGCGGGGGCGAAATACCGGAAATCCCGCACCCGGATGTTGATCTGGTCGAGCGTGGGGTCCGCGCCCTGGTCCACGCCCCCCACCAGTTTGACCCCGAAAAACAGATCCATCATGGTGGAGAGCGGGATGAAAGAGCGTCCGTTGATGTGGCGGAAGGGGGATTCCCGCAACAGGCCGACCACGATAAAATCCATCCCATCCACCAGGATTTTGCTGCCCAGGGCGCCGCCTTGTGGAAACAGATCACGGGCATGGTCCGCCCCCAGGATGATCACCCGGTTGCGGAATTCGTTGTCCAGATCGGCCACAAACCGGCCCGCGGCCATTTCATTCCAGGTGTCCACCTGGAGGTATTCATCCTCCACCCCGCGCAATCCAAAAACCTGCGTCTGGCGATTTCCACACGACAGGGTGATCACCCGGTTGAGCCGTTTTTCCGGTGAAACCACCGCCACCAGGGTCGCCTGCCGGCGCAGGGCTTCCACGTCCCGGTAGGTCCGGCCCCGGCTCAGGTCCTTCATCGATTCCTGCTCGGGCGGGATTTCCACCCGGTCGATGCCCACCCGCTCGACCCCGCCGAATTTGTTCAGGTAGAAACGCATCCCCGCCGTCATGCCTTCAACCACCGCGAACATGGCCATGAGCGAGGCCACTCCCAGCACCACGCCGGAGACGGTCAAGAGGGAACGGAACTTGTGCGAAAGGATTTCCTGGACCCCTTCAACCAGGCCGCGACCCACATTCATGCACTCCCGCCCCCGCCAGTGGATGAGGTGGAAGATTCGTCGTCATGGATACGCCCATCGCGGATGTGGATGCGCCGGTTCGTTTCCCGGGCAATGTCCGGATCGTGCGTCACCAACAGAACGGTGTTGCCCCTTGCATTCAGCTCCCGGAACAACTGCATGACCTGCTCGCCGGTCTGCGAATCCAGCGCCCCGGTGGGCTCGTCGGCCAGGAGGAGTTTGGGGTCGTTGACCAGGGCGCGGGCGATGGCCACCCGCTGGTTCTGTCCACCGGAAAGTTCATTGGGACGGTGCCCGATGCGGTCCGCCAGACCGACGGCCTCGAGGGCGGCCCGCACCTTGCGCCGCCGCTCGGTCGCCCCCACCCCGGCATAGACCAGGGGCAGGGCCACATTCTCCTCGACGTTCAATTTCGGCAGCAGATTGAATGTTTGGAAGACGAAGCCGATTTTTTCATTGCGGATGCGGGCCAGACGGGTCGCGCCGGCCCGGCTGGCATCCAGGCCATCGATCACCACGGTGCCCTCGGTCGGCGTGTCCAGACAGCCGAGCAGATGCATGAGGGTCGACTTGCCACTGCCCGAAGGACCGATGATGGCGGCATAATCCCCTGAGTGGATTTGCAAATTGATCCCGTCCAAGGCCCGCACTTCCTGGTTGCCCAAGCGGTAGATCTTACGCACACCGCTCAGTTCAATGAGCGCTTGGGTTGCCGGGTAATCGCTCATGGACTTCCAATCTAGAAAATCCCACCCTGTTGTCCATCCCCACATCAGACACGCTACGCCGATATAGTGCCTTATGGCCCTAATCTGTAGGGAAAATCAGCACTGTCGGACTTTGCTATGAAAAGCACATCCATTGCTATAAGATCGGCATTTATGCTTATGGAGGGTTCCCCATGCAAACAAGGCCACCGGGCATCTGCCCGTTCCCGCCGGGGACAATCCACCATTGAGTTTGCTTTGACGGTGCCTTTGCTGGTTTTCATCATGCTCTTTTGTTTGGAGATCGGGTTCTTCATCAACGGGCATGTCATGGTGGCCACGGCGGCCAGAGAGGGCGCCCGGGCGGCCGCTCTCGGGCAGGACATCCCGCGCGTCCAGAGCCATATCATCTCGATTGCCGGACGCCTGGCATTGTCCAATTCCAACATCCGCATCGAACGTTCCACTGATAACGGCCAAACGTGGAGCGTCATGACGCCCCCGGTGGGCACCGTCCAGTCCGGCGGGGCCAGCTCCTACAACGCAGCAGATTCCGGAGACCTGATACGCGTCACCATCGCTGTTCCCTATCAACAATTGACCAATTTCGTGCCGGGATTGACCGGCCTGCCCATCAGCAAGTCCGTGACCATGCGGCGCGAACCGACCTGATTTCCATGAACACCCCGTGGAAAAACCGGCATCCCAAGCGTGGGGGAAGCACGCTTCTGCTGTCCGTTTTTTTCATCCTAACCCTTCTCATGGGCGGGGCATTGACGGTGGACATTTCCCTTCTGGCTCTGGAAGCCCACTCCACACAGTCCGCCTGTGATGCCGCGGCCTTGGCCGGGGCGGTGAAACTGGTGGTGCAAAAGACAGGGACCACTTACGCCAACACCGCAGCATCCGAGTTGGCGGCCCGCAATGAGGCCATCTTTATCAGTTCCCAGAACGGGGTCACGCTCGACAGCAGCGGCATCACCTTCCCCCTCCCCGGGCGTATTCGCGTGCAAGCACGGGTCAATTCCGGCCTTTTCCTGGCCCGGGTCATCGGGCTGACCTCCACTTCGATCTCCCGCTCCGCCGCGGCAGAAATCTCCTCCCTGCGGGGACTCAACCGGGTCGGCCCGCTCGGCCTTTCCCTATCCGATTACCAAACCTACGCCATGGGGCAGAACCTTTTCACCGTGACCCTGGCCCGCAACACCTCCGACGCCTTCAGTTCGGGCCATGCTCTGGCACTGAGTTTCGACGGCAATGCCAGCAAGCCGGTTTCGGTCTTTGAGAACGAATTGCGCAATGGCTACGCGGAGAAAATACTCGTCGGCCAGACGGTCAATTCCCTCAACGGGGCCACCGCACAGCAAAACGCCCTTCGCGACGCCATGAATGCCCGCCTTTCCGCGAAGCAATACTTCCTACCCGTGGTCATCATTCCCGACAAAGACCCCACCGTGGGCACCTCCACCCATGTGATCCAAACCATCGCCATGGTCCGTGTGCGCAGTGTGACCACGGTCACCACCATGACAACCCCTTCTCCGGGCAACAACGGCAACGGCAAGGGTCAGGGGGCCGCAGGCGGCGGCACCAGCGAGGACAGGACCCAGCTGACACTCCAGTTTGTTCCCGATTATTTGATCAGCAGTGACACCTTCAAGATCACGCTCGGCGCCAATGGCGACACCCCCCTCAGGACCATAAGGCTTGTTGATGAATCCCGATAAGAGTCCTGCGAACGAATCCACCGCGCAAAGCCTGCCGGGGCAGATGGCCAGAGTCCCGCTGGCCACGCTCAACTCAAACCGATTCCGGTGGCAAACCGGCCTGGATCTGGGCATCCGCCTGCTGCTCCTCGCCCTCGGATTCGGGGGCGGTTGTGTGCTCATGCTTTTGGTGGTCCATCATCACCAAACGAGCCAGTTTTTGGGCGTCTTTCAACAACAGCAGCAGGAGGAGGAAATCCGTCTGAATGCACAGATCGAGCTCACGGGACAAACCTTGCGAAATTTTGTCCACGACTACAGCTATTGGGACGAGATGGTGGCTTTCACCCTCAAACCCAATCCTGTCTGGGCCAGGGAGAATCTCGATGTCACGCTGGATTCCTTCCAGCTGGATGCGGTTTGGGTCATGAATCCCAACTGTGAGTTGGTTCACAGTTCGGTCCGCGAAAACAACCTGACCCTTCCCCTTCGAAGGGACGAACTGAGGGCCTGCATCGCCAAGGGTTATTTTTCCCATTTTTTCGTGTGGAGTCCCGCTGGCTTGATGGAGATTCGCGTGGCCCCCATCCAGCCCTCCGCGGACTCCAGCCGGCTGAGTTCACCACGTGGATGGCTGATCGGCGGCAGATTGTGGACTGCCGCCCGCATGGATGAGCTGCAAAAAACCTCCGGCCTGCGTCTGGAAATCACCCAGCCCGGGGCACCCTTCCTGGCCGGCGACCTTTCCGACTCCCGCATCGCCTTCACCTCCCAGCTGGTCAACTGGGAGGGCCAGGCCATAGCCGAAATCCAGGCTCAGCGGTTTGTTCCCATGCTCTCGGGCTTCGCCCGTCTGGCCAGCCGCACGTTCTGGCTCACCGGTGCCATTTGCTTTGTTCTTTTTTCCCTGCTGTTGGCGGCGCTTCATTTCAGCTACAATCGTCCCTTGCAGCTCCTCACGGCCGCCGCCCTGGATCCGGAAGTTGACGTCGATCTCACCCGCTTGCTGGCCCGCTCGGACGAAATCGGCCACCTTGCGGCCGTGGTCAAATCCCTGAGGGAACACCATGACAGAATGGCCCAGGAGATCAGGCGCCGGGAGCAGGCGGAATACGAATTGAAACAGGCGATTACCGAACAGGATCTTTTCGCCCGTGAACTCCACGACGACATCCTCCAGACACTCTACGCCATGGGGATGGCCATCGATGCGGCAGAGCGCAACAAAGCCGTCAAACCACAGGAAATCCGCCGCCTCCTCTCACAGATCGTTCCCGAAATCAACCGTGCCATAGCCGCCTTGCGCATCGCCATCGCCGGACTGGAGTCGCGTCGAACAGAACCCGCGCGACTGCGGCAGGTTTTGTTGCGCATTCTGGACAGCACGCTGGGTCACTGCGGCGTCGCCGTGGCGACCCAGATCGACGAAGCCGCAATCTCCCGCCTGGACCGCAACCAGATTTTCCATTTGATCCGTCTGATCCGAGAAGTGGCGACCAATACCGCCAAACACGCAAAGGCCGGGCATTTCCGTCTTGAAATCGTGCCGTCCGCGGATGCCATCCAGATCATCGCCGAAGATGACGGCGTTGGACTCCCGGCCCATTCCGCAGAAACAGGCGGCAGCGGCCTGAATAATCTCATGCTGCGGGCGGAACAAATGGGAGCCCGCCTGGCGTGGGAAACCAACCAGCCCAGCGGACTCCGGGTCCGCATCGATATCCCGACCCAACCCTTATGAAAAAAAACAGCCCCTTGATCCGTATCCTTCTGGTAGACGACCATGCCATGGTCCGGCTCGGACTACGCACCCTGATTGAAGCCTCCCCCGGCCTGGCCGTGGTGGGCGAGGCGGAGTCCATCGAACAGGCCATGTCCAGTTTGAAGCAACACAAACCCCATCTCGTGCTGCTCGATCTCCGCCTGAAGGATGGCTCGGGGATCGATCTTTGCCGCCGCATCAAATCCGAGCCCGCCTCGCCCAAGGTCCTGGTTCTGACCTCCTATGCCAGCGATACCCACCTCATCGATGCGGTCGAGGCGGGAGCCGAGGGTTATGTGCTCAAGGACGTCGACGGCACCTACCTGGTGGATGCCATCCACCGGGTGATGACCGGGGAGAACATCTTTGATCCCTCCAGCACCCTTAAAATCCTCCGGAAGGCCATCACCCCGGGCGGGGCCAGT
Coding sequences within it:
- a CDS encoding PilT/PilU family type 4a pilus ATPase, yielding MAHKIDPLFQVLVEQGGSDLHLSEGQPPKFRRHGEIQPIREGALTRAEMEELLSEICRPKAWEKFLKTGDLDFAYEMDAESRFRCNYHKHLNGMGAIFRLIPNRIKTIDELALPKVLEKFGDLRSGLVLVTGPTGSGKSTTLAAIIDYMNTKYSRHIITIEEPIEFVHPNKQSVITQREVPNETPSFAHGLKNALREDSDVVLVGEMRDLETISLALTAAETGLLVFGTLHTNNAQKTIDRVIDAFPADQQELIRTMLSTSLRGVVAQLLLKRKDGAGRIAINEILVANSAVAAIVREGNTFKLKDVIKSGRADGMQLMDDAVQYYYDQGLITGQEAYMKGIDKNRFLPYFEKEHGKGH
- a CDS encoding type IV pilus twitching motility protein PilT, with protein sequence MDTRPYNDYVLDESVKAGWISDEQAQLVRQALGQMPHLSALDLMSEQGILPAERTATFLKLIADATGTHGTAPAPESTPVPAGTKVAVQTHGFHEPHDPGLDHGGADIQSFLRHAVEVEASDLHLGPDFPPLLRYNGQLVPIAPDAEPLSPALTERLARQFLTAEQQHQVEEGGAVDFCYEAPGLARFRTSVVRQRRGWESVFRVINSRVRTMAELGLPPVLYELIKYHNGLILVTGSVGSGKTTTMAAMINQINGERRDHIITLEDPIEYVFSSQGCQITQREVHTHTESFATALRASLREDPDVIMVGEMRDLETISLAITASETGHLVLATLHTSSAARTMQRLLDVFPVEQQAQIRTMVSESIRGVVCQQLVPRADGKGRVMAMEIMVNNPAVANLIREGNNHLLPGQIQIGKKQGMSLMDDSLLDLVQKKLITKEEAYQRSSNQKTMAASLAGV
- a CDS encoding ABC transporter permease, with the protein product MNEGVRDIAAHKFRSFLTILGVVFGVSSLMTMFAITAGMAASMRTNSLSSGEAQKLKVNPSAPPARQRDIAQRSPGITYRDVRALRGVSPWITWICPVASHNTWVSFGNKGLNGNIIGTEEGYLEMEKMSVQHGRFLSELDQANRARVAVLGSRFWSELFPGGPATAVGQTIKIQGVSFEVVGTFPEYLNREMERARAQGKMSVQEARRKSRAGGRGGSRGYDPYPWKNQVVIIPITTMQGIFKSAVAVQNEVGPDLKLDYFQVGLSDPVHKPVVAEQLRNVLRVTHRGIDDVEIETYEETVGDVEKSVRAARLSGGIIAGIGLVVGGLGICNIMLAGIVERIREIGVRLALGATPVDVFVQVLMEAFLLALVGGVLGVACGYGMVYLLDDVLRIPNEPIVEGAGVGLSFAFALATGIIAGLYPSFKAARLQPVQALKAD
- a CDS encoding ABC transporter permease, producing MNVGRGLVEGVQEILSHKFRSLLTVSGVVLGVASLMAMFAVVEGMTAGMRFYLNKFGGVERVGIDRVEIPPEQESMKDLSRGRTYRDVEALRRQATLVAVVSPEKRLNRVITLSCGNRQTQVFGLRGVEDEYLQVDTWNEMAAGRFVADLDNEFRNRVIILGADHARDLFPQGGALGSKILVDGMDFIVVGLLRESPFRHINGRSFIPLSTMMDLFFGVKLVGGVDQGADPTLDQINIRVRDFRYFAPALEQMRTVLEATHRGVQDFGFQTREDWFDAIESQVLGARLSGGMVAGVCLMAGAVGITNIMLASIRERTREIGVRRAIGARPADIFVQITIEVFLLALLGGVLGVVAGWILVHVIKEIATTENAPLLRAGHVWASLLAGVAVGLLGGFIPAVRAARMNPIEALRYE
- a CDS encoding ABC transporter ATP-binding protein codes for the protein MSDYPATQALIELSGVRKIYRLGNQEVRALDGINLQIHSGDYAAIIGPSGSGKSTLMHLLGCLDTPTEGTVVIDGLDASRAGATRLARIRNEKIGFVFQTFNLLPKLNVEENVALPLVYAGVGATERRRKVRAALEAVGLADRIGHRPNELSGGQNQRVAIARALVNDPKLLLADEPTGALDSQTGEQVMQLFRELNARGNTVLLVTHDPDIARETNRRIHIRDGRIHDDESSTSSTGGGGSA
- a CDS encoding TadE family protein; this translates as MEGSPCKQGHRASARSRRGQSTIEFALTVPLLVFIMLFCLEIGFFINGHVMVATAAREGARAAALGQDIPRVQSHIISIAGRLALSNSNIRIERSTDNGQTWSVMTPPVGTVQSGGASSYNAADSGDLIRVTIAVPYQQLTNFVPGLTGLPISKSVTMRREPT
- a CDS encoding pilus assembly protein TadG-related protein is translated as MNTPWKNRHPKRGGSTLLLSVFFILTLLMGGALTVDISLLALEAHSTQSACDAAALAGAVKLVVQKTGTTYANTAASELAARNEAIFISSQNGVTLDSSGITFPLPGRIRVQARVNSGLFLARVIGLTSTSISRSAAAEISSLRGLNRVGPLGLSLSDYQTYAMGQNLFTVTLARNTSDAFSSGHALALSFDGNASKPVSVFENELRNGYAEKILVGQTVNSLNGATAQQNALRDAMNARLSAKQYFLPVVIIPDKDPTVGTSTHVIQTIAMVRVRSVTTVTTMTTPSPGNNGNGKGQGAAGGGTSEDRTQLTLQFVPDYLISSDTFKITLGANGDTPLRTIRLVDESR
- a CDS encoding CHASE4 domain-containing protein, with the protein product MNPDKSPANESTAQSLPGQMARVPLATLNSNRFRWQTGLDLGIRLLLLALGFGGGCVLMLLVVHHHQTSQFLGVFQQQQQEEEIRLNAQIELTGQTLRNFVHDYSYWDEMVAFTLKPNPVWARENLDVTLDSFQLDAVWVMNPNCELVHSSVRENNLTLPLRRDELRACIAKGYFSHFFVWSPAGLMEIRVAPIQPSADSSRLSSPRGWLIGGRLWTAARMDELQKTSGLRLEITQPGAPFLAGDLSDSRIAFTSQLVNWEGQAIAEIQAQRFVPMLSGFARLASRTFWLTGAICFVLFSLLLAALHFSYNRPLQLLTAAALDPEVDVDLTRLLARSDEIGHLAAVVKSLREHHDRMAQEIRRREQAEYELKQAITEQDLFARELHDDILQTLYAMGMAIDAAERNKAVKPQEIRRLLSQIVPEINRAIAALRIAIAGLESRRTEPARLRQVLLRILDSTLGHCGVAVATQIDEAAISRLDRNQIFHLIRLIREVATNTAKHAKAGHFRLEIVPSADAIQIIAEDDGVGLPAHSAETGGSGLNNLMLRAEQMGARLAWETNQPSGLRVRIDIPTQPL
- a CDS encoding response regulator transcription factor; translation: MKKNSPLIRILLVDDHAMVRLGLRTLIEASPGLAVVGEAESIEQAMSSLKQHKPHLVLLDLRLKDGSGIDLCRRIKSEPASPKVLVLTSYASDTHLIDAVEAGAEGYVLKDVDGTYLVDAIHRVMTGENIFDPSSTLKILRKAITPGGASSPLQKLRLLSIQERRVLEILAQGKTNKEIGTQLGLSHRTVKNYIFNLMGKLGLSRRTEAAAFFLTHQRDAFSAGLERASSTDPDHPSSSPAP